The following coding sequences lie in one Girardinichthys multiradiatus isolate DD_20200921_A chromosome 13, DD_fGirMul_XY1, whole genome shotgun sequence genomic window:
- the gpnmb gene encoding protein QNR-71 isoform X1: MGILQNLSLLAYCACCVYQADGRKTYRDVFPHKHSLAGKFPFPVPTVPGWEPDTNPWNDYLYPPLNSKSRELMHHRGKPKVRLTSDSPALNGSCITFTAKLEYPPCQKEDANGDLVWDEHCEDGMELEASANGQLRSGYVYNWISWLDDYGFGKCTDTTKCNVFPDGKPFPQSNDWRRKSYVYVWHTMGQYYETCDGSSSSVTINTTNIPLGAEVMEVMVYRKRERRKYSPLTNDNTVFLVTDKIPLAVEISQRSAVNKTAGVFIRGEEIVFKVQLHDPSGYLKTAASVDYIWDFRDGNQLVTHREVTTHTYSTLGTMNVKLVVEAAFPEECPPTSATPTPRRPTLPPLTVAPTTLPATHIVTTKSKTTLVPPKTSQPVNSSTSSTVTTGFSTTEPLPSTGATKTNPTTLPWLRSRGLNSNECFRYAYGTFSGNITIVEPKHPLRNRLDSRIVGVSAARMTNTDVNFHVKCLGSIPTSTCTIVSDPSCTQVHNIMCDDVPPSSECVVHLQRRFLEPGTYCVNITLENSSSMALASTTITISKSWDAPVPKTPSTALVVLTSSAVLVAVFAIIAYVIYRRHKVYRPIRRSVVEDACARSGAAGHMVRLREVLSRSSEESRHLLTERHSL; encoded by the exons ATGGGCATCCTGCAGAATTTGTCTCTCTTGGCTTATTGCGCCTGCTGTGTTTACCAAGCTGATGGGCGAAAAA CATATCGTGATGTTTTCCCCCACAAGCATTCATTAGCTGGCAAGTTTCCGTTTCCAGTCCCGACAGTCCCTGGATGGGAGCCTGACACCAATCCATGGAATGATTACCTTTACCCACCATTAAACTCAAAGTCAAGAGAGCTCATGCATCACAGGG gtaaaccaaaggtccgCCTGACCAGCGACAGCCCGGCACTCAATGGCTCATGTATAACATTTACTGCCAAGTTGGAGTATCCTCCGTGCCAGAAGGAAGACGCCAACGGGGACCTTGTCTGGGATGAGCACTGCGAGGATGGTATGGAGCTGGAGGCCTCAG CCAACGGACAGCTTCGTTCAGGCTATGTGTATAACTGGATTTCTTGGTTGGATGATTATGGTTTTGGGAAGTGCAcagacacaacaaaatgtaatgtGTTCCCTGATGGGAAGCCATTCCCGCAGAGCAATGACTGGAGGCGCAAGAGCTACGTCTATGTTTGGCACACAATGG GCCAGTACTATGAAACATGCGATGGCTCATCCTCCAGTGTGACCATCAACACCACTAATATCCCACTGGGGGCAGAAGTCATGGAGGTAATGGTCTACAGGAAGCGTGAGCGCAGGAAGTACAGCCCCCTCACCAATGATAACACCGTCTTCTTAGTCACAG ATAAGATCCCACTGGCAGTTGAAATCTCCCAGAGGTCTGCAGTCAACAAGACTGCCGGTGTTTTCATCCGTGGAGAGGAGATTGTGTTCAAGGTGCAACTCCATGACCCCAGCGGCTACCTAAAGACAGCTGCTTCAGTGGACTACATCTGGGACTTTAGAGACGGCAACCAGCTCGTAACACACCGCGAGGTGACCACACACACCTACAGCACACTGGGGACGATGAATGTGAAGCTGGTGGTGGAGGCTGCATTTCCTGAGGAGTGTCCACCCACTTCTGCCACTCCGACTCCAAGGCGCCCCACATTGCCACCTCTCACAG TGGCTCCCACAACTCTTCCAGCGACCCACATTGTCACAACCAAGAGCAAGACAACACTGG TGCCACCCAAGACCAGCCAGCCTGTTAATTCATCCACTTCCTCTACTGTGACGACTGGCTTTTCCACAACAGAGCCTCTTCCTTCTACTGGTGCCACCAAAACCAACCCCACCACCCTGCCTTGGCTCCGAAGCAGGGGTCTTAACAGCAACGAGTGTTTCCGTTATGCCTACGGGACCTTTTCAGGCAACATCACCATAGTTG AGCCAAAGCACCCACTAAGGAACCGGCTAGACAGTCGCATTGTGGGCGTGTCGGCTGCCAGGATGACCAACACTGATGTCAACTTCCACGTGAAATGTCTGGGCAG CATCCCCACTTCAACCTGCACCATTGTGTCAGACCCCAGCTGCACTCAGGTGCACAACATCATGTGCGATGATGTGCCGCCGTCGTCAGAGTGTGTGGTGCATCTGCAGCGAAGGTTTCTGGAACCCGGCACCTACTGCGTGAACATCACCCTGGAGAACTCCAGCAGCATGGCACTTGCCAGCACCACGATCACCATCAGCAAGTCCTGGGATGCACCCG TGCCTAAAACTCCAAGCACTGCCCTGGTGGTTCTTACTTCAAGCGCCGTGCTGGTGGCAGTCTTTGCAATTATTGCCTACGTGATCTACCG gcGTCACAAGGTATACCGGCCCATCCGAAGGTCAGTGGTCGAGGACGCCTGTGCCCGTTCTGGTGCTGCAGGTCACATGGTTCGCCTGAGGGAGGTGCTCTCCCGCTCCAGCGAGGAGAGCCGCCACCTGCTGACTGAAAGACACTCTTTGTAG
- the gpnmb gene encoding protein QNR-71 isoform X2, with protein sequence MGILQNLSLLAYCACCVYQADGRKTYRDVFPHKHSLAGKFPFPVPTVPGWEPDTNPWNDYLYPPLNSKSRELMHHRGKPKVRLTSDSPALNGSCITFTAKLEYPPCQKEDANGDLVWDEHCEDANGQLRSGYVYNWISWLDDYGFGKCTDTTKCNVFPDGKPFPQSNDWRRKSYVYVWHTMGQYYETCDGSSSSVTINTTNIPLGAEVMEVMVYRKRERRKYSPLTNDNTVFLVTDKIPLAVEISQRSAVNKTAGVFIRGEEIVFKVQLHDPSGYLKTAASVDYIWDFRDGNQLVTHREVTTHTYSTLGTMNVKLVVEAAFPEECPPTSATPTPRRPTLPPLTVAPTTLPATHIVTTKSKTTLVPPKTSQPVNSSTSSTVTTGFSTTEPLPSTGATKTNPTTLPWLRSRGLNSNECFRYAYGTFSGNITIVEPKHPLRNRLDSRIVGVSAARMTNTDVNFHVKCLGSIPTSTCTIVSDPSCTQVHNIMCDDVPPSSECVVHLQRRFLEPGTYCVNITLENSSSMALASTTITISKSWDAPVPKTPSTALVVLTSSAVLVAVFAIIAYVIYRRHKVYRPIRRSVVEDACARSGAAGHMVRLREVLSRSSEESRHLLTERHSL encoded by the exons ATGGGCATCCTGCAGAATTTGTCTCTCTTGGCTTATTGCGCCTGCTGTGTTTACCAAGCTGATGGGCGAAAAA CATATCGTGATGTTTTCCCCCACAAGCATTCATTAGCTGGCAAGTTTCCGTTTCCAGTCCCGACAGTCCCTGGATGGGAGCCTGACACCAATCCATGGAATGATTACCTTTACCCACCATTAAACTCAAAGTCAAGAGAGCTCATGCATCACAGGG gtaaaccaaaggtccgCCTGACCAGCGACAGCCCGGCACTCAATGGCTCATGTATAACATTTACTGCCAAGTTGGAGTATCCTCCGTGCCAGAAGGAAGACGCCAACGGGGACCTTGTCTGGGATGAGCACTGCGAGGATG CCAACGGACAGCTTCGTTCAGGCTATGTGTATAACTGGATTTCTTGGTTGGATGATTATGGTTTTGGGAAGTGCAcagacacaacaaaatgtaatgtGTTCCCTGATGGGAAGCCATTCCCGCAGAGCAATGACTGGAGGCGCAAGAGCTACGTCTATGTTTGGCACACAATGG GCCAGTACTATGAAACATGCGATGGCTCATCCTCCAGTGTGACCATCAACACCACTAATATCCCACTGGGGGCAGAAGTCATGGAGGTAATGGTCTACAGGAAGCGTGAGCGCAGGAAGTACAGCCCCCTCACCAATGATAACACCGTCTTCTTAGTCACAG ATAAGATCCCACTGGCAGTTGAAATCTCCCAGAGGTCTGCAGTCAACAAGACTGCCGGTGTTTTCATCCGTGGAGAGGAGATTGTGTTCAAGGTGCAACTCCATGACCCCAGCGGCTACCTAAAGACAGCTGCTTCAGTGGACTACATCTGGGACTTTAGAGACGGCAACCAGCTCGTAACACACCGCGAGGTGACCACACACACCTACAGCACACTGGGGACGATGAATGTGAAGCTGGTGGTGGAGGCTGCATTTCCTGAGGAGTGTCCACCCACTTCTGCCACTCCGACTCCAAGGCGCCCCACATTGCCACCTCTCACAG TGGCTCCCACAACTCTTCCAGCGACCCACATTGTCACAACCAAGAGCAAGACAACACTGG TGCCACCCAAGACCAGCCAGCCTGTTAATTCATCCACTTCCTCTACTGTGACGACTGGCTTTTCCACAACAGAGCCTCTTCCTTCTACTGGTGCCACCAAAACCAACCCCACCACCCTGCCTTGGCTCCGAAGCAGGGGTCTTAACAGCAACGAGTGTTTCCGTTATGCCTACGGGACCTTTTCAGGCAACATCACCATAGTTG AGCCAAAGCACCCACTAAGGAACCGGCTAGACAGTCGCATTGTGGGCGTGTCGGCTGCCAGGATGACCAACACTGATGTCAACTTCCACGTGAAATGTCTGGGCAG CATCCCCACTTCAACCTGCACCATTGTGTCAGACCCCAGCTGCACTCAGGTGCACAACATCATGTGCGATGATGTGCCGCCGTCGTCAGAGTGTGTGGTGCATCTGCAGCGAAGGTTTCTGGAACCCGGCACCTACTGCGTGAACATCACCCTGGAGAACTCCAGCAGCATGGCACTTGCCAGCACCACGATCACCATCAGCAAGTCCTGGGATGCACCCG TGCCTAAAACTCCAAGCACTGCCCTGGTGGTTCTTACTTCAAGCGCCGTGCTGGTGGCAGTCTTTGCAATTATTGCCTACGTGATCTACCG gcGTCACAAGGTATACCGGCCCATCCGAAGGTCAGTGGTCGAGGACGCCTGTGCCCGTTCTGGTGCTGCAGGTCACATGGTTCGCCTGAGGGAGGTGCTCTCCCGCTCCAGCGAGGAGAGCCGCCACCTGCTGACTGAAAGACACTCTTTGTAG